The Pseudoalteromonas ruthenica genome has a window encoding:
- a CDS encoding MerR family transcriptional regulator has product MYIGEVAKRTGLSVKAIRLYEARGLITAPPRQGRYRVYNKSHVEVLLLIVEAKALGATLAELKDALIYNNGTLDWSRVHGFLAEIKNKLLSQQSDILKRIDAVERCLSTLDSCPNIQQA; this is encoded by the coding sequence ATGTATATAGGTGAAGTTGCCAAAAGGACCGGGTTATCCGTTAAAGCCATCCGTTTGTATGAAGCCCGAGGGTTAATAACGGCACCACCAAGGCAAGGGCGCTACAGGGTGTATAACAAGTCCCATGTAGAAGTGTTGTTATTGATTGTGGAGGCAAAAGCCTTAGGCGCGACTTTGGCAGAATTAAAAGACGCGCTTATCTACAACAACGGCACGCTTGATTGGTCACGGGTGCACGGGTTTTTAGCTGAAATTAAAAACAAATTACTCTCTCAGCAATCCGACATTTTAAAGCGTATAGACGCTGTAGAGCGCTGTTTATCCACCCTCGATTCATGCCCCAATATTCAGCAGGCTTGA
- a CDS encoding transposase has translation MARRPRLNLPYIPQHVVQRGNNRQATFFTEQDFTVYLNKVKDYSRRFDVSVHAFVLMTNHVHLLMTPTTATGVSQLMQSLGRYYVRYVNNTYGRTGTLWEGRYKSSLVDSDRYLLLVSRYIELNPVRANMVVHPSEYPWSSYRHNALDKQIELITEHPVYQALGKDKSARKQAYQALFKSKMPDYSVAQIRDALRRTWVLGDERFKKQIEQQLGHTIELKTHGGDRKSASFNARDKNQQL, from the coding sequence ATGGCGCGTCGGCCGAGATTAAACTTACCCTATATTCCGCAACATGTTGTTCAGCGTGGAAATAACCGTCAGGCCACCTTCTTTACGGAACAGGATTTCACCGTATACCTGAACAAGGTGAAAGATTACAGTCGTCGCTTTGACGTCTCTGTTCACGCTTTTGTGTTGATGACCAATCACGTTCATTTATTGATGACACCTACTACAGCAACGGGCGTCAGCCAACTGATGCAATCGTTGGGGCGTTACTATGTCCGTTACGTGAATAATACTTATGGGCGGACAGGAACACTTTGGGAAGGACGTTATAAGTCGTCATTGGTTGATAGCGACCGATATTTGCTTTTGGTTAGTCGGTATATTGAACTGAACCCGGTGCGAGCGAACATGGTTGTTCATCCGTCTGAATACCCCTGGTCCAGTTATCGCCATAATGCTTTGGACAAGCAAATAGAACTGATTACGGAGCATCCTGTCTATCAGGCTCTAGGTAAAGACAAATCAGCTCGAAAGCAGGCGTACCAAGCCTTGTTTAAATCGAAGATGCCAGATTATTCCGTCGCGCAGATCCGAGATGCCCTGCGAAGAACCTGGGTACTGGGGGATGAGCGTTTTAAGAAACAGATTGAGCAGCAGTTGGGGCATACCATTGAGTTAAAAACGCATGGCGGAGACAGGAAGTCGGCATCATTTAACGCTCGGGATAAAAATCAACAACTCTGA
- a CDS encoding NAD(P)H-dependent oxidoreductase, translating to MTKNILIINANPKRSSFCQHLADTYECEAREQNNTQRVNLSALQFNPSLDCGYDNEQPLEPDLQVFQQQIAWADHVVIVSPIWWGSLPAKFKGLFDRSFLPGFAFKYQGYTPVPLLNDKTSRLVLTMDAPPQSLQDQAASVIAQLDIFTLQFSGFQPSAVSLFGSVVAASESEKSAWVNEIKQLGRAAK from the coding sequence ATGACAAAAAACATCCTAATTATTAACGCTAACCCAAAACGTTCAAGCTTTTGCCAACACTTAGCAGATACCTATGAGTGTGAAGCGAGGGAGCAAAATAATACCCAAAGAGTTAACCTGTCGGCATTGCAATTCAATCCTAGCTTGGATTGTGGCTATGATAATGAACAACCTTTAGAACCTGATTTACAAGTATTTCAGCAGCAAATTGCCTGGGCAGATCATGTTGTGATCGTTTCGCCTATTTGGTGGGGCAGCCTTCCAGCAAAATTCAAAGGCCTGTTTGATAGAAGTTTCCTGCCCGGGTTCGCATTTAAGTACCAAGGCTATACACCCGTGCCCCTACTCAACGACAAAACCTCTCGCCTCGTCTTAACCATGGATGCACCGCCGCAGAGCCTACAAGACCAAGCCGCATCGGTTATTGCACAACTCGATATATTCACGTTACAGTTCAGTGGGTTTCAGCCCAGCGCAGTGAGTTTATTTGGCTCAGTTGTAGCGGCCTCTGAATCCGAAAAGTCTGCTTGGGTAAATGAAATAAAGCAATTAGGCCGAGCAGCGAAATAG